The following coding sequences lie in one Musa acuminata AAA Group cultivar baxijiao chromosome BXJ3-1, Cavendish_Baxijiao_AAA, whole genome shotgun sequence genomic window:
- the LOC135628861 gene encoding uncharacterized protein At4g28440-like encodes MATEQQKQGGAGGAKRKPVFTKVDQLKPGTSGHTLTAKVLTSETVLHKGRAGAAAVHLHPTTIAECLIGDETGTILFTARNEQVDLMKPGTTVTLRNAKIDMFKGSMRLAVDKWGRIEVTGPANFTVKEDNNLSLIEYELVNVADE; translated from the exons ATGGCGACGGAGCAGCAGAAGCAGGGAGGAGCAGGAGGCGCGAAGAGGAAGCCGGTGTTCACGAAGGTGGATCAGCTGAAGCCCGGAACCAGCGGCCACACCCTCACGGCCAAGGTGCTCACCTCCGAGACCGTCCTTCACAAGGGCCGCGCCGGTGCCGCCGCCGTCCACCTCCACCCGACCACGATCGCAGAGTGCCTCATTGGCGACGAGACGGGCACCATTCTCTTCACCGCCCGCAACGAACAGG TTGATTTGATGAAACCGGGCACCACAGTCACCCTCCGCAATGCAAAGATTGATATGTTCAAGGGGTCAATGAGACTGGCCGTCGACAAGTGGGGGCGCATCGAGGTCACCGGGCCTGCTAATTTCACGGTAAAAGAGGACAACAACTTATCCCTCATCGAGTATGAGCTGGTGAATGTGGCGGACGAGTGA
- the LOC135629678 gene encoding monothiol glutaredoxin-S9-like, which translates to MRKATRCRSARTRFPSPASNRDRAAVGGGQDGLLTPSSSRSSSSSSTSSPFLGGEGDGAMKQMVAENPVVVVAQRGCCICHAARRLLLGLGVNPAVCEVGEEAAAAGEATALVEAAAEIEALGGNRRPPAMLPVVFVGGRLLGGLDRLVAVHITGELVPILKEAGEGET; encoded by the exons ATGCGGAAAGCGACCCGGTGCCGATCGGCGCGGACGCGATTCCCCTCGCCGGCGAGCAACAGGGACCGTGCGGCCGTCGGCGGCGGACAGGACGGCTTGCTCACACCCTCCTCTTCCCGGTCTTCATCGTCGTCGTCCACCTCCTCCCCCTTTCTCGGTGGTGAAGGCGACGGGGCAATGAAGCAGATGGTGGCGGAGAacccggtggtggtggtggcgcagAGGGGGTGCTGCATATGCCACGCGGCGAGGCGCCTCTTGCTGGGGCTCGGGGTCAACCCTGCGGTGTGCGAGGTCGGCGAGGAGGCCGCGGCCGCGGGGGAGGCGACGGCTCTGGTCGAGGCTGCGGCCGAGATCGAGGCCCTCGGGGGAAATCGCCGGCCGCCGGCGATGCTCCCGGTGGTGTTCGTCGGGGGCAGGTTGCTGGGGGGGCTGGATCGCCTCGTCGCCGTCCACATCACCGGCGAGCTCGTCCCCATCTTGAAAGAAGCCG GGGAAGGTGAGACTTGA
- the LOC103986378 gene encoding uncharacterized protein LOC103986378, translating to MPLSQHAAAPGSSLIRGGKRRRGRSKGSRAKKKQKRLDSICDAPGPATPAGPQSPGDDRALIRRSSRVRRAPAFLDSSPAPARRRKKRRLRDSPIRSGSGVGGGRRRKKKRRKRRDDGDDLEEGNPVSLQEKDGSPTQEIKMSEEEAEDWRSRLRSRVGKRKGKSLSFEEVATRKEKESVKPVTSGSILSSQAIRSSRRGRRRGFGDEVSVIAEETGYQGEVLSSNDHEDSRDKASHGEEPKIVTDSPVFSEPNQEIVAPLPSEEGKENADRTDVADKEDLEQSEEGTAIPNLQLDDVDPGNCLATSLSEHVEDKPVKSEDILKEDKPKPPIFDDKIARKHVKEGRRCGLCGGGTDGRPPKRLVHESSGSDNEAYEGSSASEEPNYDVWDGFGDEPGWLGRLLGPINDRFGIPRIWVHQHCAVWSPEVYFAGLGCLKNVRAALCRGKALKCSRCGRPGATIGCRVDRCPKTYHLPCSRADGCVFDHRKFLIACYDHRHLFQPQGAEYAQQVKKMKTKKLKLEMRKLSHDAWRKDLEAEEKWLENCGEDEEFLKREGKRLHRDLLRIAPIYIGGSENEKNFQGWESVAGLQDVINCLKEVVILPLLYPEIFNSLGLTPPRGVLLHGYPGTGKTLVVRALIGACSRGDKRIAYFARKGADCLGKYVGDAERQLRLLFQVAERCQPSIIFFDEIDGLAPCRSRHQDQTHNSVVSTLLSLLDGLKSRGSVIVIGATNRPDAVDPALRRPGRFDREIYFPLPKLKDRSAILSLHTKSWSNPVSGPLLSWIANQTAGYAGADLQALCTQAAMNALKRNCALHALLSSAEKGFGGGKLPSLPLFMVEERDWLTALAAAPPPCSRREAGMAANDVVTSPLHSHLIPCLLKPLSKLLISFYIDERLWLPPAILKASESLKSVITAALEQKRLHIGFWWSHFDSLINQPSVANEIERTLCHYGLVTARSGYDHSYMLDDVNFDFEKFDSYRSKLSEFSDPSKSKIKLVELGQSSGFRALIAGTPRSGQQHLASCLLHGFSGHLEIQKVNLATMSQEGHGDIIHGLTQILLKCMKGGRCMIYMPRIDLWAIETLRKEPEYNDSGPETCKLSTVSVVNDVIRIASEAWNLFVEQVDSVTAPASLIIMATCEMQIHSLPVGIKKFFTNYVPDDAGSIPLEHTVPRFSVDVDGKFNHDLLISSCAAKLSEDLVQHYIQLIHHHTHLVNSHDVNETFQTMEAHSEPQTHCERQATLVTNKQMDPNQKASGVGDQDQQHVAGDQVWPLPSTLRGHDEIGNQHHSHQDSIPKTLHKGVKGGSVLSIATFGYQILRCPHFAELCWVTSKLKEGPCADVNGPWKRWSFNSCVMNTCSSPEKVVTGVNSNPKDRELSGTVRGLIAVGLLAYRGIYTSVREVSFEVRKVLELLVGQICARISGRKDTFRYLRILSQVAYLEDVVNSWAYTFRSLPAESHRTAPNAKPTILGDAAMDIGLNENYILGNRSSVPIVPEKGCNELQDMLARGNPDEFVNDGEDNNLIQGLASQSVSTSDVCVLEKGELFPSAPCPSGLYQSSEAAGALPSGNGMSRFESPIVKSPETKDQSSGLEKTESKLPSVTNIYNDDSVVKDTTSYSTRFSNPCNDSVNVLSSNNAGFVTDELATATNFAHGSSSSLSTVSGISCLYCCCCLCLQTLFVLVRGILSDSWRSCGHCSRIDDIHDILASCSLNIVATIRQCFCSPSSHGNEESFGREQYVRMQSEHCACEKHSDKQLQKVPGHCSSSEVESVPAECVYHLRNKNETGTTDYESYSLAPVLKFFLKDGVLMPADPQIGAALHCRFDKLCLSSIVQMILLNKQHLD from the exons ATGCCGTTGTCTCAGCACGCGGCCGCACCAGGCTCTTCGCTGATCCGCGGGGGTAAACGGCGGAGGGGCCGGTCGAAGGGATCGCGCgccaagaagaagcagaagaggcTGGACTCAATTTGCGACGCTCCTGGCCCTGCTACCCCCGCGGGTCCGCAATCGCCCGGCGACGACCGCGCCCTCATCCGCCGCAGCTCCCGCGTCCGCCGGGCCCCGGCCTTCCTCGACTCGTCCCCTGCCCCCGCGCGCCGGAGGAAGAAGCGTAGGCTCCGGGATTCCCCAATACGGTCCGGCTCTGGTGTTGGTGGTGGTcgcaggaggaagaagaagaggcggaAGAGAAGGGATGATGGAGATGATCTAGAAGAGGGAAATCCGGTTTCGTTGCAGGAAAAAGATGGTTCTCCTACTCAAGAAATTAAAATGTCGGAAGAGGAAGCAGAAGATTGGAGATCACGACTGCGATCTAGGGTtggaaaaagaaagggaaaatcACTCTCTTTTGAAGAGGTCGCTACGAGGAAAGAAAAGGAGTCAGTGAAGCCAGTGACAAGTGGGAGCATACTTAGTTCACAGGCAATTCGATCCAGTAGGAGGGGCCGAAGAAGGGGTTTTGGCGACGAAGTCAGTGTGATCGCTGAAGAAACTGGATATCAAGGTGAGGTTTTGTCTTCAAATGATCATGAAGATAGTCGTGACAAAGCCTCTCATGGAGAGGAACCTAAAATTGTCACAGATTCGCCAGTATTTAGTGAACCAAACCAGGAAATTGTAGCTCCTTTACCATCCGAGGAGGGTAAAGAAAATGCAGACCGTACAGATGTGGCTGATAAAGAAGATCTCGAGCAGTCCGAAGAAGGAACTGCAATCCCAAATCTGCAGCTGGATGATGTTGATCCTGGAAATTGTTTAGCTACCTCATTAAGTGAACATGTTGAGGACAAACCTGTAAAGAGTGAAGACATCTTAAAGGAAGATAAACCGAAGCCACCCATTTTTGATGATAAGATTGCAAGGAAGCATGTTAAGGAGGGCCGGAGGTGTGGGCTGTGCGGGGGTGGGACTGATGGAAGGCCACCTAAGAGACTTGTTCATGAGTCATCAGGGAGTGATAATGAGGCTTATGAAGGATCTTCAGCTTCGGAGGAACCAAACTATGACGTATGGGATGGGTTTGGTGATGAGCCTGGATGGCTTGGTAGGCTCTTGGGTCCCATTAATGATCGGTTTGGCATTCCTCGTATTTGGGTTCATCAACATTGTGCTGTTTGGAGTCCAGAG GTTTATTTTGCTGGCTTGGGCTGCCTGAAAAATGTTAGAGCTGCACTATGTAGGGGAAAAGCATTAAAGTGCAGTCGCTGTGGGAGACCTGGAGCAACCATTGGTTGCCGTGTTGATCGATGCCCTAAAACTTATCATCTG ccTTGCAGTCGGGCAGATGGTTGTGTATTTGATCATCGCAAGTTTCTCATAGCATGCTATGATCATAGGCATCTATTCCAACCTCAAGGAGCTGAATATGCTCAACAAGTTAAGAAAATGAAAACTAAGAAGCTAAAGCTAGAAATGAGAAAACTTTCACATGATGCATGGAGAAAGGACTTAGAAGCTGAAGAGAAATGGTTAGAGAACTGCGGAGAAGATGAAGAGTTTTTGAAGCGAGAAGGCAAGAGGCTTCATAGAGATCTCTTAAGAATTGCACCTATATATATTGGGGGttctgaaaatgaaaaaaattttcaaggCTGGGAGTCTGTTGCTGGTCTGCAAGATGTCATCAATTGCTTGAAAGAAGTAGTGATATTACCTCTTTTGTATCCTGAAATCTTCAATAGTTTGGGCCTTACACCTCCTAGGGGTGTTCTATTGCATGGTTACCCTGGTACTGGTAAAACGCTGGTTGTGAGAGCATTGATTGGTGCATGCTCTCGTGGGGATAAAAGAATTGCTTACTTTGCTCGCAAGGGTGCTGATTGTTTGGGAAAGTATGTTGGTGATGCAGAGAGACAATTAAGACTTCTTTTTCAGGTAGCAGAGAGATGTCAGCCTTCTATAATCTTTTTTGATGAGATTGATGGTTTAGCCCCATGCCGCTCTAGGCATCAAGATCAAACACATAATTCGGTTGTATCTACTTTACTTTCCTTGCTTGATGGTTTAAAATCTCGAGGTTCAGTGATTGTAATAGGTGCTACTAATCGTCCGGATGCTGTTGATCCTGCTCTGAGGAGACCAGGTAGATTTGACCGGGAAATATACTTCCCGCTTCCCAAACTGAAGGATAGATCTGCTATTTTATCACTTCACACAAAGAGTTGGTCGAATCCTGTATCTGGACCTCTTCTTTCATGGATTGCAAACCAAACCGCTGGTTATGCTGGAGCTGATCTGCAGGCACTTTGTACCCAAGCAGCAATGAATGCCTTGAAGAGGAATTGTGCACTGCATGCACTGTTATCTTCTGCTGAAAAAGGGTTTGGTGGTGGTAAACTTCCTTCCCTGCCTTTGTTTATGGTTGAGGAAAGGGACTGGTTGACAGCTCTTGCAGCTGCTCCTCCCCCGTGTTCACGTAGAGAAGCAGGAATGGCAGCAAATGATGTAGTCACTTCACCTCTTCACTCTCATCTCATTCCATGTCTTCTCAAGCCACTGTCAAAACTCCTGATTTCGTTTTACATTGATGAACGGCTCTGGTTACCTCCTGCAATTCTGAAGGCGTCAGAGTCTCTTAAGAGTGTCATTACTGCAGCACTTGAACAGAAAAGACTTCACATTGGCTTTTGGTGGTCtcattttgattctttgattaaCCAACCATCTGTTGCAAATGAGATAGAGAGAACTCTTTGTCACTATGGCCTTGTAACTGCTAGATCAGGATATGATCATTCTTATATGCTGGATGATGTCAATTTTGACTTTGAAAAGTTTGATTCATATAGATCGAAACTGTCTGAATTTTCTGATCCTAGTAAGTCAAAAATAAAGCTTGTTGAATTAGGACAATCATCAGGGTTCCGAGCTTTAATTGCTGGAACACCCAGGTCTGGCCAGCAACATCTAGCCAGCTGTCTCCTTCATGGCTTCTCAGGCCATTTAGAAATTCAGAAGGTTAATTTGGCGACTATGTCACAGGAAGGACATGGAGATATCATTCATGGATTGACACAGATACTCT TGAAATGCATGAAGGGAGGAAGATGCATGATCTATATGCCTAGGATTGATCTGTGGGCAATTGAAACTCTCAGGAAGGAGCCCGAGTATAATGATTCTGGCCCAGAGACCTGCAAATTATCCACTGTGTCTGTGGTAAATGACGTGATAAGAATTGCTTCAGAAGCTTGGAATCTTTTTGTCGAGCAGGTGGATTCTGTGACAGCACCTGCTTCTTTAATCATTATG GCCACTTGTGAAATGCAAATTCATAGTCTTCCAGTTGGAATAAAGAAATTCTTCACAAATTATGTGCCAGATGATGCTGGTTCAATTCCTCTCGAGCACACTGTACCACGATTCTCAGTTGATGTAGATGGAAAATTTAACCATGATCTGCTAATTAGTTCATGTGCTGCAAAATTATCAGAGGATTTGGTGCAGCATTATATTCAGTTGATTCATCACCATACTCATTTGGTCAATTCTCATGATGTGAATGAAACCTTTCAAACCATGGAAGCTCATTCAGAACCTCAAACACACTGTGAGAGACAAGCAACTTTAGTCACTAACAAGCAAATGGATCCTAATCAGAAAGCTTCAGGAGTTGGAGACCAAGATCAGCAACATGTAGCTGGCGATCAGGTGTGGCCCCTGCCATCTACTTTAAGAGGTCATGACGAAATTGGCAATCAGCACCATAGTCATCAAGATTCGATTCCAAAAACTCTTCATAAAGGCGTGAAGGGTGGTTCCGTGTTGTCAATTGCAACATTTGGCTACCAAATTTTACGATGCCCTCATTTTGCAGAGCTTTGTTGGGTAACCTCAAAACTGAAAGAAGGACCTTGTGCAGATGTAAATGGTCCTTGGAAGCGTTGGTCATTTAATTCTTGTGTGATGAATACTTGCAGCTCACCTGAAAAAGTAGTTACTGGAGTAAATAGCAATCCTAAAGATAGGGAACTCTCTGGTACAGTAAGAGGCTTAATAGCAGTAGGCTTATTGGCTTACCGTGGTATTTACACATCAGTCAGAGAAGTGTCATTTGAGGTTAGAAAGGTTTTAGAGCTCTTAGTTGGACAGATTTGTGCTAGGATTTCAGGCAGGAAAGACACATTCCGTTACCTTCGTATTCTCTCACAGGTGGCTTACCTTGAGGATGTTGTTAATAGTTGGGCTTACACTTTCCGCAG TTTACCAGCGGAGAGTCATAGAACAGCACCAAATGCTAAGCCAACAATTTTAGGGGATGCAGCAATGGATATTGGCCTTAATGAAAACTACATTCTTGGAAATAGATCAAGTGTGCCAATTGTTCCTGAAAAGGGCTGCAATGAACTTCAAGACATGTTAGCCAGAGGAAATCCTGATGAATTTGTGAATGATGGTGAAGACAATAATTTGATCCAAGGACTGGCATCTCAGTCAGTGTCTACTTCTGATGTTTGTGTCTTAGAAAAAGGTGAGCTTTTCCCATCTGCTCCTTGTCCATCTGGATTATATCAAAGTTCTGAAGCTGCAGGTGCACTACCAAGTGGAAACGGAATGAGCAGATTTGAGAGTCCAATTGTGAAAAGTCCAGAAACCAAGGATCAATCTAGTGGCTTGGAAAAGACAGAAAGCAAACTTCCTTCAGTGACTAATATCTATAATGATGACAGCGTAGTGAAGGATACAACCTCTTACTCCACAAGATTTTCAAATCCTTGCAATGATTCGGTAAATGTTCTTTCTTCAAACAATGCTGGGTTTGTTACTGATGAACTGGCTACAGCAACTAACTTCGCACATGGAAGTAGTAGCAGTCTTTCAACTGTTTCTGGTATTTCGTGTCTTTACTGCTGTTGTTGCCTCTGCCTGCAAACTTTGTTTGTGTTGGTTCGCGGGATTCTCTCTGATTCCTGGAGGTCTTGTGGTCATTGTTCAAGGATTGATGATATTCATGATATTCTTGCTTCATGTTCCTTGAATATCGTAGCAACAATTAGGCAATGCTTTTGTTCTCCAAGTAGTCATGGTAATGAAGAAAGCTTTGGAAGAGAACAATATGTCAGAATGCAGTCTGAACATTGTGCCTGTGAGAAACACAGTGATAAACAACTTCAGAAGGTACCTGGCCATTGCTCTTCTTCTGAAGTCGAAAGTGTACCTGCAGAATGTGTTTACCACTTAAGAAACAAGAATGAGACTGGGACAACTGATTATGAGAGTTATTCCCTTGCACCAGTTTTGAAGTTTTTTCTTAAAGATGGTGTATTGATGCCTGCAGATCCCCAAATAGGAGCCGCCCTCCATTGTAGATTTGATAAGCTATGCCTTTCTTCCATAGTACAAATGATTTTACTGAATAAGCAACATTTGGATTGA